The following are from one region of the Actinoplanes sp. L3-i22 genome:
- a CDS encoding CPBP family intramembrane glutamic endopeptidase: MRFVLQLVAVVAVSFGAGQAVGLADGNVWLSLVVGVAAAAIAVLVYYAVVRATEKREVTEVAGRTAASGLLRGALLGIVLFAAVIGNIAVNGGYRITGLGADPVNAVGLAGFMAAAATTEELLFRGVLFRHLERVTGTWLALVLSACAFGGVHLLNQDATLWGALCVAIAGGGMLTAAYIAGRGLWLPIGLHFGWNWAQSAIFGAEVSGNGAQQGLLASESAGNAWISGGRFGPEASVYTVAAGVLVTAAFLWLARRRGHLVPMRRADRTLTLAR, from the coding sequence ATGCGGTTCGTTCTCCAGCTCGTCGCGGTCGTCGCGGTCTCGTTCGGGGCCGGTCAGGCGGTCGGTCTGGCCGACGGCAACGTCTGGCTGTCGCTCGTCGTGGGGGTGGCGGCCGCCGCGATCGCCGTGCTCGTCTACTACGCGGTGGTCCGGGCCACCGAGAAACGCGAGGTGACCGAGGTGGCCGGCCGGACCGCCGCGTCCGGGCTGCTGCGCGGCGCGCTGCTCGGGATCGTGCTGTTCGCGGCGGTGATCGGGAACATCGCGGTCAACGGCGGCTACCGGATCACCGGGCTCGGTGCCGACCCGGTCAACGCGGTCGGCCTGGCCGGGTTCATGGCCGCGGCCGCGACGACCGAGGAGCTGCTCTTCCGGGGCGTGCTGTTCCGGCACCTGGAGCGGGTCACCGGCACCTGGCTCGCGCTGGTGCTGTCCGCGTGCGCGTTCGGCGGCGTGCACCTGCTGAACCAGGACGCCACGCTGTGGGGTGCGCTCTGCGTGGCGATCGCCGGTGGGGGCATGCTGACCGCGGCGTACATCGCCGGTCGTGGTCTGTGGTTGCCGATCGGCCTGCACTTCGGCTGGAACTGGGCGCAGTCGGCGATCTTCGGCGCGGAGGTCTCCGGCAACGGCGCCCAGCAGGGCCTCCTCGCGTCCGAGTCGGCCGGCAACGCCTGGATCAGCGGCGGGCGGTTCGGCCCGGAGGCCAGCGTCTACACCGTGGCGGCCGGCGTGCTGGTGACGGCCGCGTTCCTGTGGCTGGCCCGGCGTCGCGGCCACCTGGTGCCGATGCGCCGCGCCGATCGAACCCTTACGCTCGCGCGGTGA